Proteins co-encoded in one Setaria viridis chromosome 9, Setaria_viridis_v4.0, whole genome shotgun sequence genomic window:
- the LOC117840858 gene encoding mitochondrial import inner membrane translocase subunit TIM17-3, which yields MATTTDTTREPCPDRILEDAGGAFGMGAVGGSAYYFAKGLYNSPNGHRLAGGGTAVRMNAPRVGGSFAVWGSLFSTFDCAMVYARQKEDPWNSIAAGAATGGLLSLRHGLLATGRSAVFGGALLALIEGAGIMMNRVRDYPPEDLQKYFPGLQDQGQYGPPPGFLGVPPPASPVVVEEVPIAAPGPTGWLGGLFGRKQQDKVAGGDLKSEVLQMDLPPEAIPSFD from the coding sequence ATGGCGACCACGACGGACACGACCCGCGAGCCGTGCCCTGACCGCATCCtcgaggacgccggcggcgccttCGGGATGGGCGCGGTGGGCGGCTCCGCCTACTACTTCGCCAAGGGCCTCTACAACTCCCCCAACGGCCACCGCCtcgcgggcggcgggacggccgTCCGCATGAACGCGCCGCGCGTCGGGGGCAGCTTCGCCGTCTGGGGCAGCCTCTTCTCCACCTTCGACTGCGCCATGGTGTACGCGCGCCAGAAGGAGGACCCCTGGaactccatcgccgccggcgccgcgacgGGGGGGCTCCTCTCCCTCCGCCACGGACTCCTCGCCACCGGCAGGTCCGCGGTCTTCGGCGGCGCACTCCTCGCGCTCATCGAGGGCGCAGGGATCATGATGAACCGCGTCCGGGACTACCCGCCGGAGGACCTGCAGAAGTACTTCCCCGGACTGCAGGATCAGGGACAGTACGGACCACCACCTGGTTTCCTCggagtgccgccgccggcgtcgccggtCGTTGTTGAGGAGGTCCCCATCGCCGCGCCTGGCCCGACCGGGTGGCTTGGAGGTTTGTTCGGGAGGAAGCAACAGGACAAGGTTGCTGGAGGGGATCTTAAGTCGGAGGTGTTGCAGATGGATTTGCCCCCCGAGGCTATTCCCTCTTTCGATTGA